The proteins below are encoded in one region of Pontibacter deserti:
- the xerD gene encoding site-specific tyrosine recombinase XerD — MTWNITVKQFEQYLRLEKSLSGNSVEAYLRDVRKLTDFLELKGLQVAPENITPAILRDFLEWVNELGMTVHSQARTLSGIRAYYKFLIMEDMMTTDPTETIEAPKLDRKLPDTLNFHEIEQLLAAIDLSTPEGTRNRAMLETLYSSGLRVSELLDLKLSNLYEDMGFLKVAGKGDKERLVPIGRDALKHIQLYREGVRCHLKIKKGHEDFVFLNRRGAKLTRVMVFTIIKDLAAKAGIQKQVSPHTFRHSFATHLIEGGADLRAVQEMLGHESITTTEIYTHLDRDYLKQVIKDFHPRS; from the coding sequence ATGACCTGGAATATCACTGTAAAGCAATTTGAGCAATACCTGCGCCTGGAGAAATCGTTGTCGGGTAACTCCGTGGAAGCCTACCTGCGCGATGTGCGTAAGCTGACAGATTTCTTGGAACTGAAAGGATTACAGGTTGCACCAGAAAACATAACGCCGGCTATACTTCGCGATTTCCTGGAATGGGTAAACGAACTGGGCATGACGGTGCACTCTCAGGCACGAACACTTTCCGGTATCAGGGCTTATTACAAGTTCCTGATCATGGAAGATATGATGACCACCGATCCTACCGAAACCATAGAAGCCCCTAAACTGGATCGCAAACTGCCCGATACGCTGAATTTTCATGAGATCGAGCAACTGCTGGCAGCCATAGACCTGTCTACGCCCGAAGGTACCCGTAATCGTGCCATGCTCGAAACACTTTATAGTTCTGGTCTGCGTGTCTCGGAGTTGCTGGATCTGAAACTGAGCAACCTGTACGAAGATATGGGCTTTTTAAAAGTGGCCGGTAAAGGCGACAAGGAAAGATTAGTGCCTATCGGTCGCGATGCTTTGAAGCATATCCAGTTATACCGCGAGGGTGTGCGCTGCCATCTCAAGATCAAAAAAGGGCATGAGGATTTTGTGTTCCTGAACCGTCGAGGTGCCAAGCTTACTCGGGTTATGGTATTCACGATCATTAAAGACCTGGCCGCCAAAGCCGGAATACAGAAACAGGTAAGCCCGCACACGTTCCGTCACTCGTTTGCTACGCACTTAATAGAAGGCGGCGCCGACCTGCGTGCCGTGCAGGAAATGCTGGGCCACGAATCCATCACCACCACCGAGATATATACTCACTTAGACAGAGATTACCTGAAACAGGTGATCAAGGATTTTCATCCGAGGAGTTAG
- the aroQ gene encoding type II 3-dehydroquinate dehydratase → MKILILNGPNLNLLGIREKAVYGSRSFEDYFEELKETFPALELSYFQSNTEGTLIDKLHEVGFSYKGIVFNGGAYTHTSVAISDAVKAIETPVVEVHISNIYAREAFRHKSMIAPYCAGSIVGFGLESYRLALQYFERLKPKQIGFGSNK, encoded by the coding sequence ATGAAAATACTGATCCTGAATGGCCCTAACCTGAATTTGCTGGGCATCCGTGAAAAAGCAGTTTATGGCTCCCGTTCTTTTGAAGATTATTTCGAAGAACTGAAGGAAACTTTTCCGGCGCTGGAGCTTTCCTACTTCCAGAGCAACACCGAAGGCACCCTGATCGATAAGCTACACGAAGTTGGATTCAGTTATAAAGGAATCGTGTTCAACGGCGGTGCGTATACGCATACTTCGGTTGCTATTTCAGATGCCGTTAAAGCCATCGAAACACCGGTTGTAGAGGTGCACATCTCTAACATTTACGCCCGTGAGGCTTTCCGTCATAAAAGCATGATTGCGCCTTATTGCGCCGGAAGTATAGTGGGTTTCGGATTAGAGAGCTACAGGCTGGCGCTGCAATACTTTGAGCGGTTAAAACCAAAACAAATAGGCTTTGGCTCTAATAAATAA